A region of Arabidopsis thaliana chromosome 5, partial sequence DNA encodes the following proteins:
- the RL2 gene encoding Root hair defective 3 GTP-binding protein (RHD3) (Root hair defective 3 GTP-binding protein (RHD3); FUNCTIONS IN: GTP binding; LOCATED IN: endoplasmic reticulum; EXPRESSED IN: 24 plant structures; EXPRESSED DURING: 13 growth stages; CONTAINS InterPro DOMAIN/s: Root hair defective 3 GTP-binding (InterPro:IPR008803); BEST Arabidopsis thaliana protein match is: Root hair defective 3 GTP-binding protein (RHD3) (TAIR:AT3G13870.1); Has 535 Blast hits to 521 proteins in 188 species: Archae - 0; Bacteria - 2; Metazoa - 73; Fungi - 186; Plants - 129; Viruses - 0; Other Eukaryotes - 145 (source: NCBI BLink).) translates to MGENDDGCSTQLIDGNGEFNVKGLDNFVKKTKLSDCGLSYAVVAIMGPQSSGKSTLLNHLFKTSFREMDAFAGRSQTTKGIWMARCVGIEPFTIAMDLEGTDGRERGEDDTTFEKQSALFAIAVADIVLINMWCHDIGREQAANKPLLKTVFQVMLRLFSPRKTTLLFVIRDKTKTPIELLERALREDIQKIWDSVRKPEAHKNTPLNEFFNVMIVALSSYEEKEKQFEQEVAELRQRFFHSISPGGLAGDRRGVVPASGFSFSSQQIWKVIKENRDLDLPAHKVMVATVRCEEIANEKLRDLATNESWLELHEAAEGGLVPGFGKKLSSILEKYFSEYDAEAIYFDEGVRKEKRLQLKLNALDFVYPSYATMLGHLRSNALESFKIRLEQSLNQGEGFAKAVRDSQQSCLMVFDKGCEDAAVKQATWDASKIREKLCRDIDAHTFFARSAKLSELTANYEKRLTQALSEPVESLFEAGGKETWPSIRKLLKRETETAVTDFLDVVTGFELDHAKIDAMVQNLKNYSQSLVEKKAREEAAKILIRMKDRFSTVFSHDKDSMPRVWTGKEDIRAITKDARAEALSLLSVMTAIRLDERPDNIESTLFSSLMDGTVSAASSHNRSVGTSTDPLASSSWEEVPPNNILLTPVQCKSLWRQFKSETEYTVTQAISAQEAHKRNNNWLPPAWAIVLMIVLGFNEFMMLLKNPLYLLGFFVAFLLSKALWVQLDIPREFQHGAVAGVLSITSKFLPTVMNLLRKLAEEAQGKTTQEVPDLSASQTYRQQSPSHSISSTISESVASNISSAGDDAEYSSPSPALVRRRNTNNVQESEISQM, encoded by the exons GGAAGAGTACACTTTTGAatcatctttttaaaaccaGTTTTCGGGAAATGGATGCTTTTGCGGGAAG gaGTCAAACAACTAAAGGTATTTGGATGGCTAGGTGTGTTGGTATTGAGCCTTTCACAATTGCTATGGATTTGGAGGGTACTGATGGGAGAGAAAGAGGCGAG GATGACACTACATTTGAGAAACAAAGTGCCCTGTTTGCTATAGCTGTTGCCGATATTGTACTGATAAACAT GTGGTGCCATGACATTGGAAGGGAACAGGCTGCCAACAAACCATTGCTAAAGACAGTTTTCCAG GTCATGCTGCGATTGTTTAGCCCTCGTAAAACaactcttctttttgtcataCGTGATAAAAcaaag ACTCCAATAGAGCTGCTTGAACGTGCTCTAAGAGAAGATATTCAGAAG ATATGGGATTCAGTTCGCAAGCCTGAAGCACACAAAAATACACCTCTAAATGAATTCTTCAAT GTAATGATTGTTGCATTATCCAGctatgaagagaaagaaaaacagtttGAGCAAGAG GTTGCTGAGTTGAGGCAGAGGTTTTTCCATTCCATTTCACCTGGGGGACTTGCTGGTGATAGACGTGGTGTAGTTCCTGCTTCAGGATTTTCTTTCAGCTCCCAGCAGATTTGGAAAGTTATAAAAGAGAATAGAGATTTGGACCTTCCTGCTCACAAG GTAATGGTTGCCACTGTTCGGTGTGAAGAGATAGCCAATGAGAAGCTGCGCGACTTGGCAACCAATGAG AGTTGGTTAGAGTTGCATGAAGCCGCTGAAGGTGGTCTAGTTCCTGGTTTTGGCAAAAAGCTTAGCTCTATCCTTGAAAAATACTTCTCAGA ATATGACGCAGAGGCAATATACTTTGATGAAGGAGTAAGAAAAGAGAAGCGTCTACAGCTGAAACTTAATGCTTTGGAT TTCGTATACCCTTCTTATGCTACCATGTTGGGACATCTACGGTCCAATGCACTGGAATCCTTTAAGATCCGACTGGAACAGTCCCTAAATCAAGGTGAAGGATTCGCAAAAGCTGTGCGAGACTCCCAACAGTCTTGTCTGATGGTGTTTGACAAAGGATGTGAAG ATGCTGCGGTTAAACAAGCAACTTGGGATGCATCAAAAATCAGGGAGAAACTTTGTCGTGACATTGATGCTCACACATTTTTTGCTAGGAGTGCTAAACTATCTGAATTAACTGCCAACTATGAg AAACGGCTAACTCAAGCACTTAGTGAACCTGTTGAGTCTTTGTTCGAAGCTGGTGGAAAAGAGACCTGGCCTTCCATAAGGAAGCTTCTCAAACGCGAGACTGAAACAGCTGTTACAGATTTTCTGGATGTGGTTACTGGTTTTGAGCTAGATCACGCTAAAATTGATGCTATGGTTCAGAATCTAAAGAACTATTCTCAGAGTTTAGTGGAGAAaaaagcaagagaagaagctgctAAAATTTTAATCCGAATGAAAGATag GTTCTCAACAGTCTTCAGTCATGACAAAGACTCAATGCCACGGGTCTGGACTGGAAAAGAGGATATTAGAGCAATCACAAAAGATGCTCGAGCAGAG GCTTTAAGTCTTTTATCTGTGATGACTGCAATACGTTTGGATGAAAGACCAGACAATATTGAGAgtactcttttctcttctctaatGGATGGAACTGTTTCTGCTGCATCTTCCCACAACAGAAGCGTAGGAACGTCTACAGATCCACTTGCATCTAGCTCTTGGGAAGAG GTTCCTCCAAATAATATACTACTGACGCCAGTGCAGTGTAAGTCACTGTGGAGACAGTTCAAATCTGAGACCGAGTATACTGTAACCCAAGCTATTTCGGCACAG gaGGCTCACAAGCGAAATAACAACTGGCTTCCACCGGCTTGGGCGATCGTGTTGATGATTGTCCTTGGTTTCAATGAATTCATGATGCTTTTGAA GAATCCTTTGTACCTTTTGGGTTTCTTCGTGGCGTTTTTACTCTCCAAAGCCTTATGGGTGCAGCTTGACATTCCGAGGGAATTTCAACATGGCGCA GTTGCTGGAGTACTGTCCATCACGTCGAAGTTTCTTCCAACTGTTATGAATCTTCTAAGAAAGCTTGCGGAAGAAGCGCAAGGAAAAACAACACAGGAAGTTCCAGACTTATCAGCTTCCCAAACCTATAGACAGCAATCTCCATCACACTCCATCTCAAGCACAATATCTGAATCTGTCGCATCAAACATATCATCTGCTGGTGATGATGCAGAATACTCAAGCCCAAGCCCGGCCCTGGTTCGGAGACGAAACACCAACAATGTACAAGAATCAGAAATCTCACAAATGTAA
- a CDS encoding Haloacid dehalogenase-like hydrolase (HAD) superfamily protein (Haloacid dehalogenase-like hydrolase (HAD) superfamily protein; FUNCTIONS IN: molecular_function unknown; INVOLVED IN: biological_process unknown; LOCATED IN: chloroplast stroma, chloroplast; EXPRESSED IN: 23 plant structures; EXPRESSED DURING: 14 growth stages; BEST Arabidopsis thaliana protein match is: Haloacid dehalogenase-like hydrolase (HAD) superfamily protein (TAIR:AT3G48420.1); Has 352 Blast hits to 346 proteins in 109 species: Archae - 0; Bacteria - 170; Metazoa - 0; Fungi - 0; Plants - 133; Viruses - 0; Other Eukaryotes - 49 (source: NCBI BLink).) has translation MEIASCSILNNLQISCTKTSIFTQYLSERSSHDTGRRNFLPFSNFPGKSQILGKCLRLQRFSSICLSASREDVNPSEEFAVILEVDRVMIDTWSSNRQAFNVAFQKLGLDCANWPEPVYSDLLRKGAADEEKMLLLYFNQIGWPSSLPTSEKASFVKSVLREKKNAMDEFLISKSLPLRSGVQEFIDNAYAEKVPVAIVTAYCKSGDKVALSIVEMLGQERLPNVKVIGDNEVEQSMYGQLVLGKGVSSSLEEQLVKEVKKAASAEKQRIAEEVASMLKLSVDIDTTSSERLEKIVVALRAAAEHIGLPVNNCVLVAGSQPGVSAAKMIGMPCVVMRSSLTARGEFPSAKGVMDGFGGADLTIPKLRNKIKS, from the exons ATGGAAATCGCTTCTTGTTCAATTCTTAACAATCTTCAAATTTCTTGTACAAAGACTTCTATTTTCACTCAGTATTTGAGCGAGCGTTCTTCACACGACACTGGAAGACGCAATTTCTTGCCTTTTTCAAATTTCCCTGGAAAATCTCAGATTCTCGGAAAATGCTTGCGATTGCAGAGATTCTCTTCGATTTGCTTATCAGCTAGCAGAGAAGACGTAAACCCATCTGAAGAATTCGCTGTGATACTTGAGGTTGATAG GGTTATGATTGATACATGGTCAAGTAATCGCCAAGCGTTCAATGTAG CTTTTCAAAAGCTTGGGCTAGATTGTGCAAATTGGCCTGAACCAGTTTATTCAGACTTGTTGAG AAAAGGTGCTGctgatgaagagaaaatgtTGCTTTTGTATTTCAACCAG ATTGGTTGGCCTTCGTCGTTGCCAACCAGTGAGAAAGCAAGTTTTGTAAAGAGTGTATTGCGAGAAAAG AAAAATGCAATGGATGAGTTTCTCATATCGAAAAGCTTACCTCTGAGATCTGGAGTGCAAGA ATTTATCGATAATGCATACGCGGAGAAAGTACCGGTTGCTATCGTAACAGCCTACTGCAAGAGTGGAGACAAAGTAGCCCT ATCCATTGTCGAGATGCTTGGGCAAGAAAGACTTCCAAATGTGAAGGTTATCGGAGACAATGAGGTAGAACAGAGTATGTATGGACAACTTGTTCTTGGGAAAGGAGTTTCTTCAAGTCTAGAGGAGCAACTAGTGAAGGAAGTAAAAAAAGCAG CGTCCGctgagaaacagaggatagCAGAAGAAGTTGCATCAATGCTAAAGCTTAGTGTTGATATTGACACAACCTCATCTGAGAG ATTGGAAAAGATTGTTGTTGCATTGCGTGCTGCTGCGGAACACATAGGATTACCTGTAAATAACTGTGTACTTGTTGCTGGTAGTCAACCTGGAGTTTCTGCTGCAAAGATGATAGGCATGCCGTGTGTAGTCATGCGAAGCAG TTTAACGGCAAGAGGTGAGTTTCCATCGGCCAAAGGTGTAATGGATGGGTTTGGAGGTGCAGACCTAACAATCCCAAAACTTAGGAACAAGATCAAGTCTTGA
- a CDS encoding Haloacid dehalogenase-like hydrolase (HAD) superfamily protein, whose amino-acid sequence MEIASCSILNNLQISCTKTSIFTQYLSERSSHDTGRRNFLPFSNFPGKSQILGKCLRLQRFSSICLSASREDVNPSEEFAVILEVDRVMIDTWSSNRQAFNVAFQKLGLDCANWPEPVYSDLLRKGAADEEKMLLLYFNQIGWPSSLPTSEKASFVKSVLREKKNAMDEFLISKSLPLRSGVQEFIDNAYAEKVPVAIVTAYCKSGDKVALSIVEMLGQERLPNVKVIGDNEVEQSMYGQLVLGKGVSSSLEEQLVKEVKKAASAEKQRIAEEVASMLKLSVDIDTTSSERWDFLFFSTKIPVPYINKKSDGFSFCFLLSPDWKRLLLHCVLLRNT is encoded by the exons ATGGAAATCGCTTCTTGTTCAATTCTTAACAATCTTCAAATTTCTTGTACAAAGACTTCTATTTTCACTCAGTATTTGAGCGAGCGTTCTTCACACGACACTGGAAGACGCAATTTCTTGCCTTTTTCAAATTTCCCTGGAAAATCTCAGATTCTCGGAAAATGCTTGCGATTGCAGAGATTCTCTTCGATTTGCTTATCAGCTAGCAGAGAAGACGTAAACCCATCTGAAGAATTCGCTGTGATACTTGAGGTTGATAG GGTTATGATTGATACATGGTCAAGTAATCGCCAAGCGTTCAATGTAG CTTTTCAAAAGCTTGGGCTAGATTGTGCAAATTGGCCTGAACCAGTTTATTCAGACTTGTTGAG AAAAGGTGCTGctgatgaagagaaaatgtTGCTTTTGTATTTCAACCAG ATTGGTTGGCCTTCGTCGTTGCCAACCAGTGAGAAAGCAAGTTTTGTAAAGAGTGTATTGCGAGAAAAG AAAAATGCAATGGATGAGTTTCTCATATCGAAAAGCTTACCTCTGAGATCTGGAGTGCAAGA ATTTATCGATAATGCATACGCGGAGAAAGTACCGGTTGCTATCGTAACAGCCTACTGCAAGAGTGGAGACAAAGTAGCCCT ATCCATTGTCGAGATGCTTGGGCAAGAAAGACTTCCAAATGTGAAGGTTATCGGAGACAATGAGGTAGAACAGAGTATGTATGGACAACTTGTTCTTGGGAAAGGAGTTTCTTCAAGTCTAGAGGAGCAACTAGTGAAGGAAGTAAAAAAAGCAG CGTCCGctgagaaacagaggatagCAGAAGAAGTTGCATCAATGCTAAAGCTTAGTGTTGATATTGACACAACCTCATCTGAGAGGTGggactttctcttcttctctacaaaAATTCCAGTTCCATACATCAACAAGAAAAGTGATGGcttctcattttgtttcttactttctCCAGATTGGAAAAGATTGTTGTTGCATTGCGTGCTGCTGCGGAACACATAG